From Rhizobium favelukesii, the proteins below share one genomic window:
- a CDS encoding ABC-F family ATP-binding cassette domain-containing protein, whose product MAPPILKLDDVFLSFGGTPLLAGAALQVEPGDKICLVGRNGSGKSTLLKIAAGIVEAQSGEVFRHPSSTVRYLEQAPDFAGYKTVQAYAEAGLGPGDDHYRVTYLLSHLGLTGDEDPNNLSGGEARRAALARVLAPEPDILLLDEPTNHLDLPTIEWLESELQKSRSALVLISHDRRFLEKVSTATVWLDRGTSRRLDKGFAHFEAWRDQVLEAEELEQHKLGKAIEREEHWLRYGVTARRKRNMRRLGELQTMRTQYRGHKGPQGTVQATVSDAQESGKLVIEADKITKTFGDRPIVAPFSIRVHRGDCIGLVGPNGAGKTTLLKMLTGQLAPDSGTIKLGTNLEIATLDQKREDLDPDETLAHYLTDGRGENLIVNGEQRHVTGYMKEFLFQPEQTRTPIRNLSGGERARLMLARIMSRPANLFILDEPTNDLDIETLDLLQEIVAGFPGTVILVSHDRDFLDRTVTSTIAPAVPDAPDGRWIEYAGGYSDMLAQRKGIADERRKAEKAAQRSKPQEATAPAETAKGRAKLSFKQKFALENLPKEMAKAEAEIAKREERMTDSGLFTKDPTTFNRLAAEMEKLRDSLTKMEEEWLELEMLREELEG is encoded by the coding sequence TTGGCGCCCCCCATTCTGAAACTCGATGACGTCTTTCTCAGCTTCGGCGGCACCCCATTGCTTGCCGGCGCCGCCCTGCAGGTGGAGCCTGGAGACAAGATCTGTCTCGTCGGCCGCAACGGCTCTGGAAAGTCGACGCTTCTCAAAATCGCCGCCGGCATCGTCGAAGCGCAGTCGGGCGAGGTCTTCCGCCACCCGTCGTCAACGGTGCGCTACCTCGAACAGGCCCCTGATTTCGCAGGCTACAAGACCGTCCAGGCCTATGCCGAAGCGGGGCTTGGTCCTGGCGACGACCACTATCGTGTTACCTATCTCCTCTCGCACCTCGGGCTCACCGGCGACGAGGATCCCAACAACCTCTCAGGAGGCGAGGCGCGCCGCGCCGCCCTGGCACGTGTCCTGGCGCCCGAGCCCGATATCCTGCTCCTCGACGAGCCGACCAACCATCTCGACCTGCCGACCATCGAATGGCTGGAAAGCGAACTGCAGAAGAGCCGCAGTGCGCTCGTCCTGATCTCCCACGACCGGCGCTTCCTCGAGAAGGTTTCGACGGCGACCGTCTGGCTGGACCGCGGCACCTCGCGGCGGCTCGACAAGGGCTTCGCCCATTTCGAAGCCTGGCGTGACCAGGTGCTGGAAGCGGAAGAACTTGAACAGCACAAGCTCGGCAAGGCAATCGAGCGCGAAGAGCACTGGCTGCGTTACGGTGTCACCGCACGGCGAAAGCGCAACATGCGCCGCCTCGGCGAACTGCAGACCATGCGCACGCAATATCGCGGCCACAAAGGCCCGCAAGGGACCGTGCAGGCCACGGTTTCCGACGCGCAGGAATCCGGCAAACTCGTTATCGAGGCCGACAAGATCACGAAGACCTTCGGGGATAGGCCCATTGTCGCACCCTTCTCCATCCGCGTGCATCGCGGGGATTGCATCGGTCTCGTCGGCCCGAACGGCGCCGGCAAGACGACGCTCCTGAAGATGCTGACCGGACAACTCGCGCCGGACAGCGGCACGATAAAACTCGGGACCAATCTGGAAATCGCGACCCTGGATCAGAAGCGCGAAGACCTCGATCCCGACGAAACGCTCGCCCACTACCTGACAGATGGCCGCGGCGAGAATCTGATTGTCAACGGTGAACAGAGGCACGTGACCGGCTACATGAAGGAGTTCCTGTTCCAGCCTGAACAGACGCGTACGCCGATCAGGAATCTATCCGGTGGCGAGCGCGCGCGACTGATGCTGGCGCGGATCATGTCGCGTCCGGCAAACCTATTTATCCTCGACGAGCCGACCAACGATCTAGATATCGAGACGCTGGATCTGCTGCAGGAAATCGTTGCAGGCTTCCCCGGCACCGTCATCCTCGTCAGCCACGACCGCGACTTTCTCGACCGCACGGTAACGTCGACGATCGCTCCGGCGGTCCCGGATGCGCCTGATGGACGTTGGATCGAATATGCGGGCGGCTATTCGGACATGCTCGCGCAACGAAAGGGCATCGCCGACGAGCGAAGGAAGGCCGAGAAGGCGGCGCAACGATCGAAACCGCAGGAAGCAACTGCCCCGGCCGAGACGGCGAAAGGAAGGGCTAAGCTGTCCTTCAAGCAGAAGTTCGCGCTCGAAAATCTCCCGAAGGAAATGGCCAAGGCCGAAGCCGAGATCGCAAAACGGGAGGAGCGGATGACGGACTCCGGCCTGTTCACCAAGGACCCCACCACATTCAACCGTCTGGCAGCGGAGATGGAGAAGCTCCGGGACAGCCTGACGAAAATGGAAGAGGAATGGCTGGAACTCGAGATGCTGCGGGAGGAATTGGAGGGCTAA
- a CDS encoding DUF5666 domain-containing protein, whose product MPHNLKASTALVWAAGFLVITSHGALAQEAQRVRGAIESLSGDTLVVKTREGTEQTVTLKPDWKVRGIKKAAVEDIKPGDFVGVASLPKADGGDGALEVLIFPGAMKGTGEGSRPWDLRPNSTMTNATVAKAVKAVDGHTITLTYQGKEKTISIADDTPIVTFAPAGKADLVAGARVIVMGERAADGTVSAANVTVGKNGVVPPM is encoded by the coding sequence ATGCCACACAATCTCAAAGCATCTACCGCGCTCGTCTGGGCCGCGGGTTTCCTCGTTATTACGTCGCACGGCGCGCTTGCCCAGGAAGCGCAACGCGTGCGTGGCGCGATTGAAAGCCTGAGCGGCGACACGTTGGTGGTCAAAACACGAGAAGGCACCGAGCAAACGGTGACATTGAAGCCAGACTGGAAGGTGCGCGGCATCAAGAAGGCCGCCGTGGAAGATATCAAGCCGGGCGATTTCGTTGGGGTTGCATCACTGCCAAAAGCTGATGGCGGCGATGGCGCTCTCGAAGTGCTGATCTTTCCAGGAGCGATGAAGGGCACCGGAGAAGGCAGTCGCCCTTGGGACTTGAGGCCAAACAGCACGATGACCAACGCGACGGTCGCGAAAGCCGTCAAGGCAGTCGATGGCCACACCATCACGCTGACATATCAGGGCAAGGAAAAGACGATATCGATCGCCGACGATACACCGATCGTCACCTTCGCCCCTGCCGGAAAGGCAGACCTTGTCGCAGGAGCGCGCGTGATCGTGATGGGAGAAAGAGCTGCAGACGGCACGGTGTCCGCAGCAAACGTCACAGTCGGTAAAAACGGCGTCGTGCCGCCGATGTAA
- a CDS encoding ABC transporter ATP-binding protein/permease: protein MADDLEGRPSIQGQDRVGYDLSLGYRLKVMFSAFWHSPVRGRVLLIATALIAIILATAYATVILNQWNAPFYDSIARRDLHGFFHQLKVFALIAGMLLLLNVVQAWLNQMTALYMREGLTRDLVNQWLQRKRALRLSASGLIGVNPDQRLHEDARNLAESTTTLMIGLVQATILLISFIGVLWELSSGFIFRFGTYAFSIPGYMVWAAIFYAASASILSQLVGRKLVKLNADRFSKEAELRFALMHANENMPAITVARGEENEQQRINTDISAVLAVIKRVAMANVNLTWVSAGYGWLVVVIPIIVAAPAYFSGGLTFGELMVSVGAFNQVNTALRWYVANFGPIAEWRATLMRVTDFRQALTTMSDEINLRGTISYERNPPGTLTLDHVRIASKIGEEIDQCGGFRVHEGAVTIKAGEKVMINGDHNVNRKLLFLALSELWPCGGGKIGLPPTDDMLFVAQSAYIPGGSLREALAFPESADTYQNADVVAALEKAGLHHLVSRLDTRARWDKLLDSDEQRAIGFARLLLVRPKWIVFDEVLEGMEPEWQSSMMDVLASMPDTTMIYIGRSDAFVDTFKPRVLHLEALHAKPEVKVVAKAPNAPAPAL, encoded by the coding sequence ATGGCAGATGACCTCGAAGGCAGGCCAAGCATTCAAGGGCAAGACAGAGTAGGATACGATCTGAGCCTGGGCTATCGCTTGAAGGTCATGTTCTCGGCTTTCTGGCATTCACCCGTGCGCGGAAGGGTCTTGCTGATCGCAACGGCGCTGATCGCCATCATTCTCGCCACCGCCTATGCGACCGTCATCCTCAACCAGTGGAACGCGCCCTTTTACGACAGCATCGCTCGGCGCGATTTGCATGGGTTCTTTCATCAGCTGAAGGTCTTCGCGCTGATCGCGGGCATGCTGCTCTTGCTCAACGTCGTGCAGGCCTGGCTGAACCAGATGACCGCGCTCTACATGCGCGAAGGTCTGACGCGCGATCTCGTCAACCAATGGCTCCAGCGCAAGCGTGCGCTGCGGCTTTCGGCCAGCGGCCTCATCGGCGTCAATCCCGATCAGCGCCTACACGAAGATGCCCGCAACCTCGCGGAAAGCACGACGACCCTGATGATCGGGCTGGTGCAGGCGACGATCTTGCTGATCAGTTTCATCGGCGTGCTATGGGAATTGTCCAGCGGCTTTATCTTCCGTTTCGGCACCTATGCCTTCTCCATTCCGGGCTATATGGTTTGGGCCGCAATCTTCTATGCGGCGTCCGCATCGATTCTCAGCCAGCTGGTAGGCCGCAAGCTTGTGAAGCTCAATGCGGATCGTTTCTCGAAGGAGGCGGAACTTCGCTTTGCGCTGATGCATGCCAACGAGAACATGCCGGCGATCACGGTGGCGCGCGGCGAGGAGAATGAGCAGCAGCGTATCAATACCGACATCAGCGCGGTGCTCGCCGTCATCAAGCGGGTGGCGATGGCCAACGTCAACCTCACCTGGGTGTCAGCCGGCTACGGCTGGCTTGTCGTGGTCATCCCGATCATTGTAGCCGCACCGGCATACTTCTCCGGCGGCCTGACGTTTGGCGAGCTGATGGTATCGGTCGGTGCTTTCAACCAGGTCAACACGGCCCTTCGCTGGTATGTGGCGAACTTCGGTCCCATTGCCGAATGGCGCGCCACACTGATGCGTGTCACCGATTTTCGTCAAGCGCTCACCACCATGAGCGACGAGATCAATCTCAGGGGCACGATTAGCTACGAGCGCAACCCGCCTGGAACACTGACGCTGGACCATGTACGGATCGCTTCTAAGATTGGCGAAGAGATCGACCAGTGCGGCGGGTTCCGCGTCCACGAAGGCGCCGTGACGATCAAGGCCGGCGAAAAGGTCATGATCAACGGCGATCACAACGTGAACCGCAAACTGCTCTTCCTTGCACTCTCCGAGCTTTGGCCATGCGGGGGCGGTAAGATCGGCTTGCCGCCCACGGACGACATGCTTTTCGTCGCGCAATCGGCCTACATCCCCGGGGGTTCGCTCCGCGAAGCGCTGGCGTTTCCCGAGTCTGCGGACACCTATCAGAATGCCGACGTTGTGGCAGCACTGGAGAAGGCAGGCCTCCACCATCTGGTTTCCCGGCTCGATACCCGGGCCCGGTGGGACAAGCTGCTCGATTCCGACGAGCAGCGCGCGATCGGTTTTGCTCGCCTGCTTCTCGTACGACCGAAATGGATCGTGTTCGACGAAGTGCTGGAAGGCATGGAGCCGGAATGGCAATCATCGATGATGGACGTCCTGGCTTCGATGCCTGACACCACGATGATCTACATCGGTCGCTCGGACGCCTTCGTCGACACTTTCAAGCCCCGCGTGCTGCATCTGGAAGCTCTGCATGCGAAGCCGGAAGTGAAGGTCGTGGCAAAAGCGCCAAACGCACCCGCACCCGCGCTCTGA
- the metA gene encoding homoserine O-acetyltransferase MetA produces the protein MPIKIPDTLPAFETLVQEGVRVMTETVAIRQDIRPLQIGLLNLMPNKIKTELQMARLVGASPLQVELSLIRVGNHKAKNTSEDHLLAFYQTWEEVKHRKFDGFITTGAPIETLPYEDVNYWREMQQIFDWTETNVHSSMNVCWGAMAAIYHFHGVAKYELKEKAFGVYRHRNLKPSSVYLNGFSDNFEVPVSRWTEVRRGDIEKSESLEILMESNEMGVCLVHERKGKRLYMFNHVEYDSTSLSDEYFRDVNAGVPIKMPHNYFPHNDPSLTPQNRWRSHAHLLFGNWINEIYQTTPYDLNDIGKSD, from the coding sequence ATGCCCATCAAGATCCCCGATACCTTGCCTGCATTTGAAACCCTGGTTCAGGAAGGCGTGCGCGTGATGACCGAGACGGTGGCTATCCGTCAGGACATCCGACCGCTGCAGATCGGGCTTCTCAACCTCATGCCGAACAAGATCAAGACGGAATTGCAGATGGCCCGCCTGGTCGGCGCGTCTCCACTGCAGGTGGAGCTTTCGCTCATCCGCGTGGGTAACCACAAAGCAAAGAACACCTCGGAAGACCATCTTCTCGCCTTCTACCAGACGTGGGAGGAAGTGAAGCACCGCAAGTTCGATGGCTTCATCACTACCGGCGCGCCGATCGAGACGCTGCCCTACGAGGACGTGAACTATTGGCGCGAAATGCAGCAGATTTTCGACTGGACGGAAACCAACGTCCATTCGTCGATGAACGTCTGCTGGGGCGCGATGGCCGCGATCTATCATTTCCACGGTGTTGCGAAGTATGAGCTCAAGGAGAAGGCCTTCGGCGTCTACCGGCACCGGAACCTGAAGCCGTCATCCGTTTACCTGAACGGTTTCTCGGACAATTTCGAAGTGCCGGTGTCGCGCTGGACCGAAGTCCGCCGCGGCGACATCGAAAAGTCGGAAAGCCTTGAGATCCTGATGGAATCCAACGAAATGGGCGTCTGCCTCGTGCATGAGCGGAAGGGCAAGCGGCTCTATATGTTCAATCATGTGGAATATGATTCAACGTCGCTTTCCGACGAATATTTCCGCGACGTGAATGCCGGCGTTCCGATCAAGATGCCGCACAACTACTTCCCGCACAACGATCCGTCGCTGACGCCGCAAAACCGCTGGCGCAGCCACGCGCACCTGTTGTTCGGCAACTGGATCAACGAGATCTACCAGACCACGCCGTACGATCTCAACGATATCGGCAAGAGCGACTGA
- a CDS encoding aldose epimerase family protein yields MAELLKREVFGQTKSGETVYRIEIKGGGLTAKIITWGAVIQDLRLDDHDAPLLLGFDDFDSYPAHSSYFGATPGRCANRIGGGRFTLDGKNYQLDLNEKGVTHLHGGSDNIAKQNWTIVEHDVDRVVLKIVDPDGRAGYPGNCTIQATYWVHGNGEFSVVYESTSDQPTIANVCQHAYFNLDGRDDALGHDIMIAADGYLVTDELQVPTGEIRPVAGTVFDFREMSPMKRFDGSEQALYDHNFCLSDDRTAKRSVALARSLNSGVSLEVRTTEPGVQFYAAFKLNVPVPGLGGRKYGPFAGFCLETQIWPDAINHEGFPDAVLRPGEVLRQETDYVFTKS; encoded by the coding sequence ATGGCGGAATTGTTGAAACGGGAAGTTTTTGGGCAAACCAAGTCGGGAGAAACTGTCTATCGGATCGAGATCAAAGGTGGCGGGCTAACAGCCAAGATCATCACCTGGGGTGCCGTCATTCAGGATCTCCGCCTCGACGACCACGATGCCCCGCTTCTGCTCGGCTTCGACGATTTCGACAGCTACCCCGCTCACTCCTCCTACTTTGGCGCAACGCCCGGGCGCTGCGCAAACCGCATCGGCGGCGGCAGGTTCACGCTGGATGGCAAGAACTATCAGCTCGATCTCAACGAGAAGGGCGTGACCCATCTTCATGGCGGCAGCGACAACATCGCCAAGCAGAACTGGACAATCGTCGAGCATGATGTCGACCGCGTTGTGCTGAAGATCGTCGATCCGGACGGCCGCGCCGGCTATCCGGGCAACTGCACCATCCAGGCAACCTACTGGGTGCATGGCAACGGCGAATTCTCCGTCGTCTACGAATCGACCAGTGATCAGCCGACGATCGCCAACGTTTGCCAGCATGCCTATTTCAACCTCGACGGCCGCGACGATGCGCTCGGCCACGACATCATGATCGCAGCCGACGGCTACCTCGTCACCGATGAACTGCAGGTCCCGACGGGTGAGATCCGACCCGTCGCCGGAACTGTCTTCGACTTCCGCGAGATGTCGCCGATGAAGCGGTTCGACGGCAGCGAGCAGGCGCTCTACGATCACAATTTCTGCCTTTCCGACGACCGGACCGCCAAGCGGTCCGTCGCGCTTGCCCGCAGCCTGAACTCGGGCGTTTCGCTGGAAGTACGCACCACGGAGCCCGGCGTCCAGTTCTATGCCGCCTTCAAGCTCAACGTGCCTGTGCCCGGCCTCGGCGGACGCAAGTATGGTCCGTTCGCCGGCTTCTGCCTGGAAACGCAGATCTGGCCTGATGCAATCAATCACGAGGGATTTCCGGACGCCGTTCTGCGCCCGGGCGAAGTCCTGCGTCAGGAAACGGACTACGTTTTCACGAAGAGTTGA
- a CDS encoding GntR family transcriptional regulator — translation MDRTSLIAELNSRGLRDEALTGPLYKRLAQALTGLVQEGLLKPGTALPGERDMAEALKVGRVTVRTAYRDLMNAGTLESRHGSGTFVSSKVERMEQSLWRLSSFSADMRLRGRAPAARILSRTVNTPSPEEAFLLGLGLDEPVLRLDRLRLADGLPLAIERAVVPIKFLGENGGGEGSLYEALAANGHRPVRALQRLTAVTLDPSSAAALHVNAGAPALLIERVSRLEDQRVVEYTRSHYRGDAYDFVAELRIGDDL, via the coding sequence ATGGATAGAACCAGTTTGATAGCCGAGCTGAACAGCCGTGGTCTGCGCGACGAGGCGTTGACGGGACCGCTTTACAAGCGGCTGGCGCAGGCCTTGACTGGCCTGGTTCAGGAAGGATTGCTGAAGCCTGGAACGGCACTCCCCGGCGAGCGCGATATGGCCGAAGCGCTGAAGGTCGGACGCGTGACTGTTCGAACCGCCTATCGTGACCTGATGAACGCTGGCACGCTCGAGTCTCGGCACGGGAGCGGCACCTTCGTTTCCAGCAAGGTCGAACGCATGGAACAATCGCTGTGGCGGCTCTCTTCGTTCTCCGCCGACATGCGCTTGCGCGGTCGCGCCCCTGCCGCAAGGATCTTGTCTCGGACGGTCAATACGCCATCTCCTGAGGAGGCGTTCCTGCTTGGCCTCGGCCTTGATGAACCCGTCCTTCGCCTCGATCGTCTGCGTCTTGCCGACGGGCTGCCGCTTGCGATCGAACGCGCTGTCGTGCCGATAAAATTCCTTGGAGAAAATGGTGGTGGAGAGGGATCTCTTTACGAAGCACTCGCGGCAAACGGCCACCGGCCCGTTCGGGCGCTGCAGAGATTGACGGCGGTCACGCTCGATCCATCATCGGCCGCCGCGCTGCACGTGAATGCCGGCGCGCCCGCGCTACTGATTGAACGCGTCTCGCGCCTGGAAGACCAGCGTGTCGTCGAATACACCCGCTCCCACTATCGTGGCGATGCATATGATTTTGTTGCGGAATTGAGAATTGGAGATGACCTATGA
- a CDS encoding SIS domain-containing protein produces MSESQSLMLQEAGQSPEVVATLLQKEKSAFDEIAKLFASGAPTVVTTAARGSSDHAATFFKYLFEITCGVPVASLGPSIASVYGASLHLKGGIHFTVSQSGASPDIIALQDAAKHGGATTIAVVNVTDSPLAKQADIVLGLNAGPEKSVAATKSFIASVAALSGVTAAISGKRDLHASLEKLPEALQATSGIDTKAAEDVLFDASSLYTAGRGPAFAIALEAALKAKETASLHAEAFSLAELMHGPMRLVQPGFPIVAFTPDDPAFSNNVQALERLRKLGATTVPFSGQPVSGINLQVPTTGSGLLDPLVSLLVYYRLIESVTRRKGFDPDKPANLLKVTETM; encoded by the coding sequence ATGAGTGAAAGCCAGTCGCTAATGTTGCAGGAAGCCGGCCAATCGCCGGAGGTCGTCGCAACCTTGCTTCAGAAAGAAAAGTCCGCCTTCGATGAAATCGCGAAGCTGTTTGCATCGGGCGCTCCGACCGTGGTGACGACGGCAGCGCGCGGGTCGTCGGACCATGCCGCGACCTTCTTCAAATACCTGTTCGAGATCACCTGTGGCGTGCCGGTCGCATCGCTTGGCCCATCGATCGCGTCGGTCTATGGTGCGTCTCTGCATCTGAAGGGGGGCATCCACTTCACGGTGTCGCAATCCGGCGCAAGCCCCGACATCATTGCCCTGCAGGATGCGGCAAAGCATGGCGGCGCAACGACGATCGCCGTCGTCAACGTCACCGACAGCCCGCTCGCCAAGCAGGCCGACATCGTTCTCGGCCTCAATGCTGGCCCGGAGAAGAGCGTGGCAGCGACCAAGTCCTTCATCGCCTCGGTCGCCGCGCTTTCCGGTGTCACGGCTGCCATCAGCGGCAAGCGCGATCTGCATGCCTCCTTGGAAAAGCTGCCGGAAGCCCTCCAGGCGACCAGTGGGATCGATACGAAGGCAGCAGAGGACGTTCTTTTCGACGCCAGCTCACTTTATACGGCCGGTCGCGGCCCCGCTTTCGCCATTGCGCTCGAGGCAGCATTGAAAGCCAAGGAGACGGCCAGCTTGCACGCGGAAGCCTTCTCGCTTGCCGAACTGATGCATGGGCCGATGCGTCTTGTTCAGCCGGGCTTCCCGATCGTCGCCTTCACGCCTGATGATCCGGCATTCAGCAACAACGTCCAAGCACTTGAGCGGCTGCGGAAGCTCGGCGCAACCACCGTGCCGTTCTCGGGCCAGCCGGTCTCCGGCATCAATTTGCAGGTGCCGACGACGGGCAGCGGTCTGCTCGACCCGCTCGTTTCGCTGCTCGTCTACTATCGGCTGATCGAGTCAGTCACGCGTCGCAAGGGCTTCGACCCGGACAAGCCGGCCAATCTGCTCAAGGTCACGGAGACGATGTGA